Genomic window (Helianthus annuus cultivar XRQ/B chromosome 3, HanXRQr2.0-SUNRISE, whole genome shotgun sequence):
TTTATAGTGCTaccgtttgaaaaaaaaaatatttaggaAAAAAAATTCATGGGGTCGCGACTTTAAACTTAGATTCCATGTTTCAGCTTCTGTAGATTCTGGTCGGGCATCGATCAAAAATCGCGGGACAACATGTCAAGGGAGAAATCGGATTCAATATTACCAAAAGTTGTAAAGCATTTCTTTATAGAAAAAGAGGTGACTTCAACTTTGATGATGGAGTCCTTATGCATGGGACTAACAGCCCTTAAAGAACCATCAATGCCCATTGTCCGTATGGAAGAAGGCTCGTTCGTTCTGGTTGATGATTTATTGCTATTGCTTGAGAGGGAAGCCATTGAACCATTGACTCCAAAGGTTGTAAATCACAGACCCTGTAAACTGTGCTAAAATGGTGACTCGTGGTCTAGTCAATAGTCTCATGGTCTGTTTTGTCGTGCTAGGATGGCTACTCGGGTGAGTTTTCTATCGAGAATGTTGAAAAATGCCTCACTAAATTGGGACGTCGAACCATTGAAATATATGTTTTAGCGCATATACTCAGGTAACGTTGTTATACTAGTTcgattttctttttcttttttcagttaatatttgttttttttttttttgttttgcaaGTATTCTTATTGCCAATTTGGTGCAACAGTAAAACAGAAGTTGCATACCAGGAGACTGTTCCATATGCTTTGAATTTGCAAGAAGAGGTCATACAGGAGCAGGATTGAAAGGAAGGAAGCTTAGCTATAATTCATATAACTGAAATGATTTTATGATGCAATTAATCTTCTATGGATAATGGATATGGTATGCTGATGCCTTACATTGTATGTTGATACATACTATAGTTACGATAATAATCTATATATACATACTCGCCAAAATATTAAGAGTATGTGTTAGGGGTCGTGAGCGATGGCCACATCAGCAGCAAGGGGCGAGAGAGGGGCACGAAAAGGGCCCTGCCCAAGGAGGTTGGGGCTAACCGCGCGCATGGGCTTGATTTTTTGTAAgtatctaatctaatctaacttataataaaagactccaaatatgtcacatgtcattctctccttcaatctcataaattttatttatatttgtttaataaatttcttttaatattaattttactTAATAACCAATATATGGATATCACCTATTTTTATCTTTatatttatctaaaattaataaataacttcaattttgcaatttagtccctttgttctttttacttttaacccaaagtttttcatcttttgcaatttaatcccaactcttttttattttcaattttggtccactatacttttcatctttcccaagtttttcgtttctttctaaattttgtgagttaacgcaccgcaacgtgcgtgtggggttcaacattttttcgtatatttttttcccgtttgactggcctgtcgcgtcacatctatttttctgcgtttgacaagttcgtcaaaCACCCGAGTcttggatggacttagttatttttttctttgttttacgtttcggtttaatttctcagcaacgagcgtgcgtgattcaaagattttacgtctgcttttcgctcggcgttattttttcccgtttttatttattttgtttttacgagcttttccggtgttggtggtagctgacaatggtatagtattgctactacgtaacacagttttatgacaaccgctgTAACACAGGGACTTAATACTagttaaataatataataattaatcaTATCTAGCAACCTCAACCCAATACCACATTTTACTAAAGGCCCAATAACCAACCTAAGTTACAACACAATTTTcattttttgcaaaaaaaaaaaaaaaaaaaaaaaaaaaaaaaaaaaaaaaccacctaAGTTTGGTCCCTGAAACTTGCTTAGAACTCATATATCCTTGAATCAACAATAAACATTGGATCTTAGCACCTAGTCACCTACTCATGTTATGGAGACTATGTAGATGGCTTTTTACTTGTTTATGTTCGTGTGATGTAGACCTTTTCTTTTTGTTAACGTTGGTGTGACgtagatctttttttttttttttttttttgactgaAACACTATCACTTTATATATAAATTAGATCATCTTATATGGTATATTTTTACCATTTCAGCATTTTTGCATATTTTGATTTTGAATGTCAATTTATTGTGACTCATTTAAGGGGAAACTAGTTATTAAACTACTGGGATTATAGATAAGTTTATACCTAAGTAATTAATTAGTATTGGTGTGATTAGTGTAAAAAGTGGTGGTTTTATGAGAAGTGTAAGAATGATCTTGTagttaatggttgagatcaaaaGGGGCTTAcaattaggggtgtaaacgagccgagctactcgcgagctactcgagctcgactcgaaaaaaagctcgaacgagccgaggttaaacgagctcgagctcgagcccgagcctaaaaacaagctcgtttagtaaacgagcccgagcttcgcttatcgagctcgagccggctcgcgagcctaaacgagctttctgtttatatattttttattaatatattaaacatatatttatataataataattaccatttatataaatataaaaaaataactaaattatatgtataataataattataattaatataaatgaattaataaatattattcgagtcgagcccgagccgagctcgagcttggaaa
Coding sequences:
- the LOC118479361 gene encoding TNF receptor-associated factor homolog 1a-like; protein product: MELSRLSDGYADYDTLVIKAQVQVISFCRFWSGIDQKSRDNMSREKSDSILPKVVKHFFIEKEVTSTLMMESLCMGLTALKEPSMPIVRMEEGSFVLVDDLLLLLEREAIEPLTPKDGYSGEFSIENVEKCLTKLGRRTIEIYVLAHILSKTEVAYQETVPYALNLQEEVIQEQD